A DNA window from Camelina sativa cultivar DH55 chromosome 13, Cs, whole genome shotgun sequence contains the following coding sequences:
- the LOC104738390 gene encoding putative F-box/kelch-repeat protein At4g11770, translated as MTNHELYIPDDLLLNCLARVSRLYYPILSLVSKRFRSIVTSIELYQTRTLLRRTENCLYVRLRFGSESPPRWFALCRRPTRIHTPTTPNPNPNSRWFSCFSSHRNLTNHARKEVKKSTEYILFSTPTTKNNSSRCRVTCNPIGPSVNMVTSYINGAFMSKVFVFMDSQSNIWYDAPNMTVARKRPIMSVLDGKLYVVEGCKDSDSSNLIEVFDPKTQIWEHVSCPSTEILGRIVSKTLVMDGRLYVFGDKNVVYIPNDNRWYVVALDMFSSLVTHYSSCVIGNVCYTVLSSLLLWYHSVERSWRFVTGLENLPRLRTRREFVRLVDFGGKLAIVWEKKVSGIGSKKEKKTIWCAVIALERRNAQEVYGKVEWCDAVLTVPKSSSLLEFISIHF; from the coding sequence ATGACGAACCACGAATTGTACATCCCTGATGATTTGCTGTTGAACTGTTTAGCCCGTGTCTCGAGATTGTACTACCCGATCCTCTCGTTAGTTTCCAAGAGATTCCGCTCCATCGTTACATCAATTGAGCTTTACCAGACCCGAACGCTCTTAAGACGCACCGAGAATTGTCTTTATGTGCGCTTACGTTTTGGTTCTGAATCTCCGCCACGTTGGTTCGCTCTGTGCCGAAGACCAACTCGAATCCATACCCCTACTAcacctaaccctaaccctaactcACGATGGTTCTCTTGCTTTAGCTCACATAGAAACCTAACGAATCACGCTAGGAAGGAAGTCAAAAAGTCAACTGAATATATTTTGTTCTCCACACCAACTACTAAAAACAACTCTTCTCGGTGTCGTGTGACATGTAACCCAATTGGTCCTAGTGTCAACATGGTAACCAGCTACATCAATGGTGCCTTCATGTCTAAGGTCTTCGTCTTTATGGATTCTCAGTCTAACATCTGGTACGATGCTCCAAACATGACGGTGGCCAGAAAGCGTCCCATCATGAGTGTTCTTGATGGGAAACTATATGTAGTGGAAGGCTGCAAAGATTCCGATTCCTCGAATTTGATCGAGGTTTTCGATCCCAAAACACAAATATGGGAGCATGTGTCATGCCCTAGCACGGAGATACTAGGACGTATAGTATCAAAAACCTTAGTCATGGACGGAAGGCTTTACGTGTTCGGGGATAAAAATGTTGTTTACATACCCAATGATAATAGATGGTATGTGGTAGCATTGGATATGTTTTCGAGTTTGGTTACCCATTATTCTTCTTGCGTGATAGGTAATGTATGTTATACTGTACTCTCCAGTTTACTCCTATGGTACCACTCCGTGGAAAGATCGTGGAGATTTGTGACCGGTTTGGAAAATTTACCTAGATTACGAACTCGTCGTGAGTTTGTTAGACTGGTTGATTTTGGTGGAAAGCTCGCGATTGTGTGGGAGAAGAAAGTGAGTGGTATTGGCtctaagaaggagaagaagacgatttGGTGTGCTGTGATTGCGCTTGAAAGACGCAATGCACAAGAGGTTTATGGCAAGGTTGAGTGGTGTGACGCTGTGCTTACTGTCCCCAAGTCATCTTCTTTATTGGAATTTATTTCTAttcatttttga
- the LOC104737181 gene encoding uncharacterized protein LOC104737181 isoform X3 produces the protein MRGVKRAAVSESNDPSFKNAKPIEGTLFGIQKNVAPMQKSSLTSASLDKQRAELARKNVRALNNQFVSWVQLQLKNHPDELWEDGMNDYISHASNILEKFKDVVNWLKENKGKGENVSPESRGAEKKIVADAKNSDVKSVSNNSLFASNSQPGLFSNNPSSNFSSSQSSLSSSQPGAFSSSQFGSTFNSQTGSFGSGQFGVAKSTQPSLLSSSQEGAVSNSQTGSFSSGQFGSAKSSQPSLFSSSQAGAVSNSQTGLFSSGQFGSAKSSQRSLFSSSQAGTVSNSQTGSFSGQFGSAKSSQPSLFPSSQAGAVSTSQPPFSSSNNQNPFSSGAAPVPIAVKRDSADDADGDEQPQPSSPSVKKTKEEGVTVVHEVKCKLYVKSSDPADKGWKDRGTGNLTIKCKEGVDKGSKESKPTILVRNDVGKLLLNALLYAGIKTSPQKNALVAIFHSSEDSSENVTPRTFLIRTKTAEARDKLATAIHEYAPYS, from the exons ATGAGGGGAGTAAAACGCGCCGCCGTCTCCGAATCTAATGACCCTTcc TTTAAGAATGCTAAACCAATTGAAGGAACCTTATTTGGTATCCAGAAGAATGTGGCACCGATGCAGAAGAGTTCATTAACATCAGCATCATTGGATAAGCAGAGAGCTGAGTTAGCTAGGAAGAATGTGAGAGCTCTTAATAACCAATTTGTAAG TTGGGTGCAGTTACAGCTGAAGAATCATCCTGATGAACTTTGGGAAGATGGGATGAATGACTACATTTCGCATGCTTCAAACATTCTG GAAAAGTTTAAGGATGTTGTCAACTGGCTGAAAGAAAATAAGGGAAAGGGAGAAAATGTGTCCCCTGAATCTCGTGGAGCAGAGAAGAAAATAGTGGCTGACGCCAAGAATAGCGATGTTAAATCAGTTTCGAATAATAGCTTATTTGCTTCAAACAGTCAACCTGGGCTCTTCTCAAACAATCCATCTTCCAATTTTTCCAGTAGTCAGTCTAGTTTGTCTTCAAGCCAACCTGGAGCATTCTCAAGCAGTCAATTTGGTTCAACATTCAATAGCCAGACTGGGTCTTTTGGCAGTGGCCAGTTTGGTGTCGCCAAAAGCACCCAACCAAGCCTATTATCCAGCAGTCAAGAAGGAGCAGTCTCTAATAGCCAGACTGGGTCTTTTAGCAGTGGCCAGTTTGGTTCGGCCAAAAGCAGCCAACCAAGCCTGTTTTCCAGCAGTCAAGCAGGAGCAGTCTCTAATAGCCAGACTGGTCTTTTTAGCAGTGGCCAGTTTGGTTCGGCTAAAAGCAGCCAACGAAGCCTATTTTCCAGCAGTCAAGCAGGAACAGTCTCAAATAGCCAGACTGGGTCTTTTAGTGGCCAATTTGGTTCGGCTAAAAGCAGTCAACCAAGTCTATTTCCCAGCAGTCAAGCAGGAGCAGTCTCTACTAGCCAACCTCCTTTCTCATCTTCGAATAATCAAAACCCTTTTTCATCTGGAG CAGCTCCAGTGCCCATAGCAGTAAAGCGGGATTCTGCAGATGATGCAGATGGTG ATGAACAACCTCAACCGAGCAGCCCATCTGTCAAAAAGACTAAAGAAGAGGGTGTTACTGTGGTTCATGAAGTCAAATGCAAACTTTATGTAAAG TCAAGTGACCCAGCAGATAAAGGTTGGAAAGATAGAGGAACTGGGAATCTCACTATAAAATGCAAAGAAGGCGTTGACAAAGgatcaaaagaatcaaaacCCACAATCCTTGTCAGAAACGAT GTTGGTAAACTGCTTCTGAATGCATTACTGTATGCTGGAATCAAGACAAGCCCACAGAAGAACGCCCTTGTTGCAATATTCCACTCCTCG GAGGACTCCAGCGAGAATGTCACGCCGAGA
- the LOC104737181 gene encoding uncharacterized protein LOC104737181 isoform X1, with protein MRGVKRAAVSESNDPSFKNAKPIEGTLFGIQKNVAPMQKSSLTSASLDKQRAELARKNVRALNNQFVSWVQLQLKNHPDELWEDGMNDYISHASNILEKFKDVVNWLKENKGKGENVSPESRGAEKKIVADAKNSDVKSVSNNSLFASNSQPGLFSNNPSSNFSSSQSSLSSSQPGAFSSSQFGSTFNSQTGSFGSGQFGVAKSTQPSLLSSSQEGAVSNSQTGSFSSGQFGSAKSSQPSLFSSSQAGAVSNSQTGLFSSGQFGSAKSSQRSLFSSSQAGTVSNSQTGSFSGQFGSAKSSQPSLFPSSQAGAVSTSQPPFSSSNNQNPFSSGAAPVPIAVKRDSADDADGEDEQPQPSSPSVKKTKEEGVTVVHEVKCKLYVKSSDPADKGWKDRGTGNLTIKCKEGVDKGSKESKPTILVRNDVGKLLLNALLYAGIKTSPQKNALVAIFHSSEDSSENVTPRTFLIRTKTAEARDKLATAIHEYAPYS; from the exons ATGAGGGGAGTAAAACGCGCCGCCGTCTCCGAATCTAATGACCCTTcc TTTAAGAATGCTAAACCAATTGAAGGAACCTTATTTGGTATCCAGAAGAATGTGGCACCGATGCAGAAGAGTTCATTAACATCAGCATCATTGGATAAGCAGAGAGCTGAGTTAGCTAGGAAGAATGTGAGAGCTCTTAATAACCAATTTGTAAG TTGGGTGCAGTTACAGCTGAAGAATCATCCTGATGAACTTTGGGAAGATGGGATGAATGACTACATTTCGCATGCTTCAAACATTCTG GAAAAGTTTAAGGATGTTGTCAACTGGCTGAAAGAAAATAAGGGAAAGGGAGAAAATGTGTCCCCTGAATCTCGTGGAGCAGAGAAGAAAATAGTGGCTGACGCCAAGAATAGCGATGTTAAATCAGTTTCGAATAATAGCTTATTTGCTTCAAACAGTCAACCTGGGCTCTTCTCAAACAATCCATCTTCCAATTTTTCCAGTAGTCAGTCTAGTTTGTCTTCAAGCCAACCTGGAGCATTCTCAAGCAGTCAATTTGGTTCAACATTCAATAGCCAGACTGGGTCTTTTGGCAGTGGCCAGTTTGGTGTCGCCAAAAGCACCCAACCAAGCCTATTATCCAGCAGTCAAGAAGGAGCAGTCTCTAATAGCCAGACTGGGTCTTTTAGCAGTGGCCAGTTTGGTTCGGCCAAAAGCAGCCAACCAAGCCTGTTTTCCAGCAGTCAAGCAGGAGCAGTCTCTAATAGCCAGACTGGTCTTTTTAGCAGTGGCCAGTTTGGTTCGGCTAAAAGCAGCCAACGAAGCCTATTTTCCAGCAGTCAAGCAGGAACAGTCTCAAATAGCCAGACTGGGTCTTTTAGTGGCCAATTTGGTTCGGCTAAAAGCAGTCAACCAAGTCTATTTCCCAGCAGTCAAGCAGGAGCAGTCTCTACTAGCCAACCTCCTTTCTCATCTTCGAATAATCAAAACCCTTTTTCATCTGGAG CAGCTCCAGTGCCCATAGCAGTAAAGCGGGATTCTGCAGATGATGCAGATGGTG AAGATGAACAACCTCAACCGAGCAGCCCATCTGTCAAAAAGACTAAAGAAGAGGGTGTTACTGTGGTTCATGAAGTCAAATGCAAACTTTATGTAAAG TCAAGTGACCCAGCAGATAAAGGTTGGAAAGATAGAGGAACTGGGAATCTCACTATAAAATGCAAAGAAGGCGTTGACAAAGgatcaaaagaatcaaaacCCACAATCCTTGTCAGAAACGAT GTTGGTAAACTGCTTCTGAATGCATTACTGTATGCTGGAATCAAGACAAGCCCACAGAAGAACGCCCTTGTTGCAATATTCCACTCCTCG GAGGACTCCAGCGAGAATGTCACGCCGAGA
- the LOC104737180 gene encoding putative uncharacterized protein DDB_G0291812, producing MASSMISSSDQRLSTSKRRLKPLMLRDYLLDDLSSCSSNGFKSFPRRQPPSSSSSTVRRLLDAEIKRSGLIHQHHPHHRKQPRLTRRSSRTTCGTAISHAVHKASTAFLNAVRLLPFPSSKGDNNNNNKQNGVLSRSLSKRLLSKSFWRKPLGNFRREVTGGRDGVIQWWKSVAFEESLDQPFDLISQLSTTVVEEPTFSISAAPITTTVEEFISGDSSSSGSEFFTNSSSEDVVQSSSSSFSSSSSGESEEVSNENDAVEDGNESGECLNAHDCDGSSSVNSNSMCNRKECVNEEKEQLSPVSILECPFKDDEDDDDDDDDDDDDDDDDDDEDDESTNQIDTYEKIARKSRRLNGLVRLEPLDLEKRIENYVERQEEYSFQSLETEEDESEKCANHVFALVKERIGETNDLLASHVADNLLLDYLQEDDIGPKEETLMVKNVEDWVMGRQEEMFTSWQVKEKRDIYVKEMKWGCISGDERQSVVEDLASGFFTSLVEDFIFDLAS from the exons ATGGCGTCGTCGATGATCAGTTCTTCTGATCAAAGACTTTCAACAAGCAAAAGACGTTTGAAGCCACTGATGTTAAGAGATTACTTACTCGATGATCTCAGTTCTTGTTCATCCAACGGTTTCAAATCTTTCCCACGTCGtcaacctccttcttcatcttcctccacCGTTCGTCGTCTCCTTGACGCCGAGATCAAACGTTCAGGATTGATCCATCagcatcatcctcatcatcgtAAACAACCGCGTCTCACTAGAAGATCAAGCCGTACAACTTGTGGGACAGCGATTAGTCACGCTGTTCATAAAGCCTCCACGGCGTTTCTTAACGCGGTTAGACTTTTGCCGTTCCCGTCTTCTAAGGgagacaataataataataataaacaaaatggtGTTTTGTCGAGAAGCTTGTCTAAACGGCTTTTAAGCAAAAGCTTCTGGAGAAAACCCTTAGGTAATTTTCGCCGTGAAGTAACTGGAGGTAGAGATGGAGTGATCCAGTGGTGGAAATCAGTTGCGTTCGAAGAGAGTTTAGATCAACCGTTCGATCTGATCTCTCAACTCTCCACCACAGTCGTGGAGGAACCAACATTCTCAATCTCAGCAGCTCCGATCACCACGACCGTGGAGGAGTTTATCTCCGGTGACTCATCGAGTTCTGGTAGCGAGTTTTTCACAAACTCATCATCGGAGGACGTTGTAcagtcttcttcctcatcgttCTCTTCCTCGTCGAGCGGTGAATCTGAGGAAGTATCGAACGAAAACGACGCCGTGGAAGACGGGAATGAGAGCGGAGAGTGTTTAAACGCACATGACTGTGACGGATCATCATCTGTCAACAGCAACAGCATGTGTAACAGAAAG GAATGTgtgaatgaagaaaaagaacaactCAGTCCAGTATCAATCTTGGAATGCCCTTTTaaagacgatgaagatgatgatgatgatgatgatgatgatgatgatgatgatgatgatgatgatgatgaagacgatgaaAGCACCAACcaaattg ATACATATGAGAAAATTGCTAGAAAAAGCAGGAGATTAAACGGTTTGGTACGGCTTGAGCCACTAGACTTGGAGAAACGCATAGAGAATTATGTAGAGAGACAAGAAGAGTACTCATTTCAGTCATTGGAAACCGAAGAGGATGAATCAGAAAAATGCGCAAACCACGTGTTTGCTCTAGTGAAGGAGAGAATTGGCGAAACAAACGACCTACTAGCTTCTCATGTAGCAGATAATCTATTGTTAGATTATCTTCAAGAAGATGATATTGGGCCAAAAGAGGAGACATTGATGGTGAAGAATGTAGAAGATTGGGTTATGGGGAGACAAGAAGAGATGTTTACGAGTTGGcaagtgaaagagaagagagatatataCGTGAAGGAAATGAAATGGGGTTGCATTAGTGGAGATGAGAGACAGAGTGTGGTTGAAGATTTGGCTAGTGGgttcttcacttccttggtGGAAGATTTCATCTTCGACTTAGCTTCGTAA
- the LOC104737181 gene encoding uncharacterized protein LOC104737181 isoform X2, which translates to MRGVKRAAVSESNDPSFKNAKPIEGTLFGIQKNVAPMQKSSLTSASLDKQRAELARKNVRALNNQFVSWVQLQLKNHPDELWEDGMNDYISHASNILEKFKDVVNWLKENKGKGENVSPESRGAEKKIVADAKNSDVKSVSNNSLFASNSQPGLFSNNPSSNFSSSQSSLSSSQPGAFSSSQFGSTFNSQTGSFGSGQFGVAKSTQPSLLSSSQEGAVSNSQTGSFSSGQFGSAKSSQPSLFSSSQAGAVSNSQTGLFSSGQFGSAKSSQRSLFSSSQAGTVSNSQTGSFSGQFGSAKSSQPSLFPSSQAGAVSTSQPPFSSSNNQNPFSSGAPVPIAVKRDSADDADGEDEQPQPSSPSVKKTKEEGVTVVHEVKCKLYVKSSDPADKGWKDRGTGNLTIKCKEGVDKGSKESKPTILVRNDVGKLLLNALLYAGIKTSPQKNALVAIFHSSEDSSENVTPRTFLIRTKTAEARDKLATAIHEYAPYS; encoded by the exons ATGAGGGGAGTAAAACGCGCCGCCGTCTCCGAATCTAATGACCCTTcc TTTAAGAATGCTAAACCAATTGAAGGAACCTTATTTGGTATCCAGAAGAATGTGGCACCGATGCAGAAGAGTTCATTAACATCAGCATCATTGGATAAGCAGAGAGCTGAGTTAGCTAGGAAGAATGTGAGAGCTCTTAATAACCAATTTGTAAG TTGGGTGCAGTTACAGCTGAAGAATCATCCTGATGAACTTTGGGAAGATGGGATGAATGACTACATTTCGCATGCTTCAAACATTCTG GAAAAGTTTAAGGATGTTGTCAACTGGCTGAAAGAAAATAAGGGAAAGGGAGAAAATGTGTCCCCTGAATCTCGTGGAGCAGAGAAGAAAATAGTGGCTGACGCCAAGAATAGCGATGTTAAATCAGTTTCGAATAATAGCTTATTTGCTTCAAACAGTCAACCTGGGCTCTTCTCAAACAATCCATCTTCCAATTTTTCCAGTAGTCAGTCTAGTTTGTCTTCAAGCCAACCTGGAGCATTCTCAAGCAGTCAATTTGGTTCAACATTCAATAGCCAGACTGGGTCTTTTGGCAGTGGCCAGTTTGGTGTCGCCAAAAGCACCCAACCAAGCCTATTATCCAGCAGTCAAGAAGGAGCAGTCTCTAATAGCCAGACTGGGTCTTTTAGCAGTGGCCAGTTTGGTTCGGCCAAAAGCAGCCAACCAAGCCTGTTTTCCAGCAGTCAAGCAGGAGCAGTCTCTAATAGCCAGACTGGTCTTTTTAGCAGTGGCCAGTTTGGTTCGGCTAAAAGCAGCCAACGAAGCCTATTTTCCAGCAGTCAAGCAGGAACAGTCTCAAATAGCCAGACTGGGTCTTTTAGTGGCCAATTTGGTTCGGCTAAAAGCAGTCAACCAAGTCTATTTCCCAGCAGTCAAGCAGGAGCAGTCTCTACTAGCCAACCTCCTTTCTCATCTTCGAATAATCAAAACCCTTTTTCATCTGGAG CTCCAGTGCCCATAGCAGTAAAGCGGGATTCTGCAGATGATGCAGATGGTG AAGATGAACAACCTCAACCGAGCAGCCCATCTGTCAAAAAGACTAAAGAAGAGGGTGTTACTGTGGTTCATGAAGTCAAATGCAAACTTTATGTAAAG TCAAGTGACCCAGCAGATAAAGGTTGGAAAGATAGAGGAACTGGGAATCTCACTATAAAATGCAAAGAAGGCGTTGACAAAGgatcaaaagaatcaaaacCCACAATCCTTGTCAGAAACGAT GTTGGTAAACTGCTTCTGAATGCATTACTGTATGCTGGAATCAAGACAAGCCCACAGAAGAACGCCCTTGTTGCAATATTCCACTCCTCG GAGGACTCCAGCGAGAATGTCACGCCGAGA
- the LOC104737181 gene encoding uncharacterized protein LOC104737181 isoform X4: MRGVKRAAVSESNDPSFKNAKPIEGTLFGIQKNVAPMQKSSLTSASLDKQRAELARKNVRALNNQFVSWVQLQLKNHPDELWEDGMNDYISHASNILEKFKDVVNWLKENKGKGENVSPESRGAEKKIVADAKNSDVKSVSNNSLFASNSQPGLFSNNPSSNFSSSQSSLSSSQPGAFSSSQFGSTFNSQTGSFGSGQFGVAKSTQPSLLSSSQEGAVSNSQTGSFSSGQFGSAKSSQPSLFSSSQAGAVSNSQTGLFSSGQFGSAKSSQRSLFSSSQAGTVSNSQTGSFSGQFGSAKSSQPSLFPSSQAGAVSTSQPPFSSSNNQNPFSSGAPVPIAVKRDSADDADGDEQPQPSSPSVKKTKEEGVTVVHEVKCKLYVKSSDPADKGWKDRGTGNLTIKCKEGVDKGSKESKPTILVRNDVGKLLLNALLYAGIKTSPQKNALVAIFHSSEDSSENVTPRTFLIRTKTAEARDKLATAIHEYAPYS; the protein is encoded by the exons ATGAGGGGAGTAAAACGCGCCGCCGTCTCCGAATCTAATGACCCTTcc TTTAAGAATGCTAAACCAATTGAAGGAACCTTATTTGGTATCCAGAAGAATGTGGCACCGATGCAGAAGAGTTCATTAACATCAGCATCATTGGATAAGCAGAGAGCTGAGTTAGCTAGGAAGAATGTGAGAGCTCTTAATAACCAATTTGTAAG TTGGGTGCAGTTACAGCTGAAGAATCATCCTGATGAACTTTGGGAAGATGGGATGAATGACTACATTTCGCATGCTTCAAACATTCTG GAAAAGTTTAAGGATGTTGTCAACTGGCTGAAAGAAAATAAGGGAAAGGGAGAAAATGTGTCCCCTGAATCTCGTGGAGCAGAGAAGAAAATAGTGGCTGACGCCAAGAATAGCGATGTTAAATCAGTTTCGAATAATAGCTTATTTGCTTCAAACAGTCAACCTGGGCTCTTCTCAAACAATCCATCTTCCAATTTTTCCAGTAGTCAGTCTAGTTTGTCTTCAAGCCAACCTGGAGCATTCTCAAGCAGTCAATTTGGTTCAACATTCAATAGCCAGACTGGGTCTTTTGGCAGTGGCCAGTTTGGTGTCGCCAAAAGCACCCAACCAAGCCTATTATCCAGCAGTCAAGAAGGAGCAGTCTCTAATAGCCAGACTGGGTCTTTTAGCAGTGGCCAGTTTGGTTCGGCCAAAAGCAGCCAACCAAGCCTGTTTTCCAGCAGTCAAGCAGGAGCAGTCTCTAATAGCCAGACTGGTCTTTTTAGCAGTGGCCAGTTTGGTTCGGCTAAAAGCAGCCAACGAAGCCTATTTTCCAGCAGTCAAGCAGGAACAGTCTCAAATAGCCAGACTGGGTCTTTTAGTGGCCAATTTGGTTCGGCTAAAAGCAGTCAACCAAGTCTATTTCCCAGCAGTCAAGCAGGAGCAGTCTCTACTAGCCAACCTCCTTTCTCATCTTCGAATAATCAAAACCCTTTTTCATCTGGAG CTCCAGTGCCCATAGCAGTAAAGCGGGATTCTGCAGATGATGCAGATGGTG ATGAACAACCTCAACCGAGCAGCCCATCTGTCAAAAAGACTAAAGAAGAGGGTGTTACTGTGGTTCATGAAGTCAAATGCAAACTTTATGTAAAG TCAAGTGACCCAGCAGATAAAGGTTGGAAAGATAGAGGAACTGGGAATCTCACTATAAAATGCAAAGAAGGCGTTGACAAAGgatcaaaagaatcaaaacCCACAATCCTTGTCAGAAACGAT GTTGGTAAACTGCTTCTGAATGCATTACTGTATGCTGGAATCAAGACAAGCCCACAGAAGAACGCCCTTGTTGCAATATTCCACTCCTCG GAGGACTCCAGCGAGAATGTCACGCCGAGA